A stretch of the Chelonia mydas isolate rCheMyd1 chromosome 5, rCheMyd1.pri.v2, whole genome shotgun sequence genome encodes the following:
- the LOC102936374 gene encoding cyclin-dependent kinase 4 inhibitor B gives MQAGAVAAGGERDLLANAAAQGDGQRVRLLLEAGVNPNTVNAFGRTPIQVMMMGNTQVAELLLQRGADPNRPDPRTGSLPVHDAAREGFLDTLVALHRGGARLDLRDTWGRLPIDLAVESGHQQVVSYLRAQPARGAAPPQA, from the exons ATGCAGGCGGGGGCTGTAGCTGCAGGCGGCGAGAGGGACCTGCTGGCTAACGCCGCGGCCCAGGGGGACGGGCAGAGGGTGCGGCTGCTGCTGGAAGCCGGGGTGAACCCCAATACTGTTAATGCCTTCGGCAGGACCCCGATTCAG GTCATGATGATGGGAAACACCCAGGTggcggagctgctgctgcagagaggagcGGATCCCAACCGGCCGGACCCGCGCACCGGCTCCCTCCCAGTGCACGATGCGGCGCGAGAAGGTTTCCTGGACACCCTTGTGGCGCTGCACCGAGGCGGGGCTCGCTTGGATCTGCGGGACACATGGGGCCGCCTCCCCATTGACCTAGCTGTCGAGAGCGGGCATCAGCAAGTGGTCAGCTACCTCCGCGCCCAGCCTGCAAGGGGTGCCGCTCCGCCCCAGGCATAG